DNA from Musa acuminata AAA Group cultivar baxijiao chromosome BXJ1-5, Cavendish_Baxijiao_AAA, whole genome shotgun sequence:
TGCAACAAGCTCTGTCAGGGCACAATGTAAATCTAAGACTTTACTCGGCAATGCGCTGGATATTGATGGGTACCTTCACCCAATTTATCAACTGGACAagactctgtctctctctctctctctctctctctctctctctctctctctctctctctctctctctacgcacacatatatatatatatatacacacacacacactgttaTCCCACAAATCATTCACTCTGCATTCCCCTCAAAATGGAGTCTCAATTTAGGCCTGGGTTTGATGTGAGCCAAGGGGCTGGCGGTCGGGCATCCAAATTCGGGGACGTGGTTGCTCCGCCGAGCTCAACGCTGCTTCCCGGCATCATCCTCCGCATCGTCGCCATCGTTCTGACCTTCATTTCGGCGGTCGTGATGGGCGCCGCTCGACAAACCACCACGGTCACCGGCATCGACGCTGAAACCGCCTTGCTGACGAGCATCACCGTCACCGTGAAGTCCACCTACTCCGCCGCCTACGTGTAAGAAGTCCTTCCCCATGCACGTTCACCACGACACAGCTTTCGCTTGGTTCTCATCATCTCTTCATCACAACACAGGTACTTTGTGGTGGCCAACGTGCTCGTCTTCTTCTACTCGGTCGTGTCCCTTGTACTATCCATGGTGAACAAAGCTCGACTGACTTCCATGTCGCTACCCTTCTCGATCGCCGACCTGCTCATGGTGGTTCTCCTCTTCTCCAGCAATGGTGCAGCGGCGGCCATCAGTGTTGTGGCGGAGAAGGGGCAGCAGAACCTGGCCGGCTGGGACAAGATCTGTAACCTCGTCGGCGGCTTGTGCGCCCGCGTCAACGCCGCCATTGTCCTCTCCATCCTCGCATCGGTGGCTTATGTGATACTAGTCGTGTTTGGCATGGCCAACCTTCGTCGATCTCAGTAAACATCCTTATGGATTGAAGTATCCTGTGGACTTGCAGTGATTCTGTTTCTGCTTCATCCTGTTCTAAGATTAGCGAGTGATGTAGTTTGTGTTTCAGGTTTGTGCATTCTAATGGAGCACTGTGAAAGGATTTGGTAGACTTATTTGAATGAACTTGATTGTTGCAAAGCATGTCGGCAAGAAATAATTCGAATTCTCTTAAGCTTCACATAGAAGTCTTTCCATTCTTGAGGATTTTTATCATCATCCAagtaattcaaaaaatataactCTAAAAATGCTTGCTAATCCTAACATAATATTCATTTTTTATCTTAAAATCAATTACATCCTTTTTTTTTAACCAAATGaacgtatataaataaataataaataatatatatatatatatatataatttatttttaagacAAAATTTCCAATATTTTAGAAGAGTTACTTATTGATTTTAGCGTCAACGAGTGAATTATCATCATGGCCGTCTATTACAAGTTGACTCACTCGTATGTACGGTGATCTGAGTGATCGGTTTAAAAAGACAGAACGTGCTTGTCCACCGTCAGATTTAGATGGTTACCGAATTCAAAGCAAAGCGCCATGATCCAACGGTGCCGAGGGACTCGACCTCGCTCAAACGGCCTTTCATGGGTCGTTTCAACGTATCAAAAATTGCAAAAAGGTCcccttataaaataaaattttacattagcATTATTTAAAGCACAGTATCCTTCGATTTAATTTCAGGATATATAGTATTAAAAGTGCTTTGCTACTGATATTAAAAAAAGTAATTTCTTATTTCTTGCGATGATTAAAGGGATTATTGGTCAACATTTTGGATATGTTATCATGTAATTTCCTGCTTTAAAGGGATTATTATGTAGATAAAACTTTTTCCTTAATCTACCCATTTTCGTCTGCCTCGCGCACCCATCCGTCTGATAATTCGAGCTATAACCACAGACTGATGCCTGGGTCCACCGGGGTAAACAAAGGTTTTGCTGCGAAAACGCACGTCACTTtcgtttcttttttatcttttaacaTTTACCCCCCCCAGAATCATTAGTTAATTTACCAAAAGCCCTTCACCTTCTCCATGTCAAATTAGAGAAAGCATTTTCTGTTCTCCTTCGGTTCCCGCTGTGTTTGTTGTCCGTTCCCTTCTGTCCCCTCACTGATCGTTGGTTGCAATTTTAGGGTTCCGGCAGCGATGCATCCACCTCGTGCAGAACCTCCACCATCGAGCCTCATCGGAGCACCCTTTCTTACCGTTTAGGGTCTTTGAGTCCTCGGCCGAGTACGTTTACCCTTCGGCCGTATGGCGTCTCAGGGTAAATCATGTACTCCCTTGCTTGGCTTGAGATTTCGAACGTACTGGTAGGAACTTAGGGTTTTGATTTCCTCTTTCAAACCCCTCGTATGGACTGTAATCACGGTGCTTCTCCAGGGGTTTTGTATCTGCGTGTTGCTATCTCCTTGTTAGCATCTCGGTGAAGTTGAATCTTCTTTTGTCTTGGCCGGTTGATTTTTCTGCATAAAAGCTTCTTTCCTGCATGATTTTGTTTGGCGTGGAGCATTTGACTCTTCTTATTCCTAAGTTCTTATTCGTGCCAAAATGTTAGTGTCGCTAATATTTGTCTATTTATATTGCATGTCAAACGGTTGCAATAAATACACTTTTAAGAATGCTAAATTCATATATAAGATATGTATCACTGAGTCAAAATCTAAATAGTTAACGTCATTGACACAAACAACACAATCAAGGATATTAACGTCaggtaattattaaaaaaaaacaatataAACTATGACAGTGTTTGTTTaacaattattgattatacaacaACTAGGTTTCCTGCATTATATCAATTACTACTTATGGAAATTTATTTGCTGATGGAGATTGTAGAAGATATTGGACTATCGATTATCATTTCTTGAATTTACTTTATGTTTCTGTTTACTGACACACTAAGGTCTGATGTAATTTGTTTTTGGTTCTCACTTTTGTGGATTCTGATTGAATCTTTGGTTTATTGTTGTGATCTTGTGGTTCTTGTTATAGTTGGATTCAGTGCTTTCAaaaggcactcgggcgaggcgaggcgagaccCGAGTGTCTCACAGTACCTCAGGACGAGGCGTTTCAATGAAGCGCCGCTCGAGTGCTTGCTTAAGCCCAGGTGCTGTGCGCCTCGAGTGAGTGCCCGAGCCAAATTGGGCCAATTTCGAGCTTGGGGTCGATTGGACGAgtaagttggttcgattgaaccaactaatgtaATTACCCTAACACCCCCTTCTCGTGCCTGACCCAGCAAAAGATACCAAAAGCAAAAGCGAAACCTTACATCTGTCGCCCTTAGAGGCTTCGTCCACTGCCGCAGCTTTGCCCATCGTTGTCGATAACCTCGTTTATCGCCTTCATCTGCTTCGTCTATTGCCTTCGTACGCTCCATCCACCGCTGCAGCTCCTTTCGCCCCGTCTACTGTCATAAACAATCTCGTCTGTTGCCTTCGTCTACCATGACAACTTCATCTGTTCACTGTTGGTAGCTTCGTTCGCTACCCTCTCCTTCCCCCACCTTCCTCCATAGCTGTCGATTACTTGGCTTCTCAATCCACTCTTTCTCATTTCAATTAACTTGTTACACCATATTGAGGTGGTGGACTGTTACTCTGTTATGAGTTAAAACTGGTTAGCACATTATTAAAAACATTGTTTGGCGCCATATTGAAAACACCGTTAAGAGTTTAATGTAGTACTTTATATGATTCCAATATGatgtgttatttttattttttgatcatatttatgaatcataatgtatattttttaaattttatcattTGAGAGCACCTCGCTTAGCTTAGGCCAGGTGCCTAGCGCTTTTAAAAACACTGATTGGATTTATGCAAGAAAGTGAATAAAGTGGCAAAGGTGTACTTTGTTATTGAGAACGTGGAGATGGTTCTTTTTAAAATTGAATTGCTTTTTTGGCTATTCAATTATTAGTTATCTTTCTCAGTGTTCTGTATTGCCATGTATTACTTGCTCTTTAATTTTCTGAGTAATTTTCATCCctaggacaaaaaaaaagaacttgaAGTTCTAAATTATAGCATTTCAGCATTAATTTGGCTACATTGACCATATAGATTTCCTTTTTTCAGGAGAAATTGACTTTGTGAAACATTGTTTAAGCAGAATTGTGAAAGTGCGATCCTGATGCTAGGATATCCTAATTTTGCTTTGTTGCATAATGATTGTCTGGCCATTTTTGGATTTCTTGTACCTAGTTGGGATTGTTTGAGACTTAATAACTAAATTCAACTCTACTTGATACAAACCTAAATGGTCAGTTGGCAGGTAGAAGACAACACTTTACCGGTTGCCGTTTTAGTTCACACAGCTATAACTAATCCTCGTGGAATATTCTCTGGTCTTGAGAAGAGCCTGGATGGGAAACATCAAACTTTCATGTAGGAACTAATATATCTCACAAAGGCACAACCATTTGACAAGGAAATGGAACACAACTCGTGTATTTTGCTCTCTTATGTCATGAATGGGGAAGTAGGAACTAATATACCTTTCAAAAGCACAAATAAGTCGACAAGGCAATGGAACACAACCCAGAGGATTTATGCATTAACTTGTCTTGTGAACatgttatttattaattatattattttaatgtcTATATTCTGTGTGTTGCCAAAAGGCACCCCAGGAAGACATCATATTACATGGCTGTCAAGCATGTTCATGGTGCTTGAGGAAGATGGGTGAGCATTGAGAGATCCTGTAGTGTACTACCCTTTATTGCATATCGTCCCTAGTTTGTGCAAATTATAAGTTTCCATGTCCCTCCCTTTTGATggttccttcttctttcttctttcttctttctctcccttgcatcttttcctttttcttctgtttCTTTAAGGCAAACTGCAGGTAATAGTAGGCCATTTGGACTACTATATTCTCCAGTTTAAATATCATTTAGGAGACTGAATGACTTGATACAGATCTAGGTAAATATCATTTTCCATGGTCATTTAATTCGAGAATTGCAGgcctaagaaataaaacttgcaGTTAGATGCAGCTGAAACTAAAAGTTATTGTGCACTGGTTATTTTGAAGGCTAAGATCTTGTAACCTGTGCTTCAAATGTCAAACAAGTCAAGACCAACAACTGAGTGGCAGTTAATTCTGAACATGTAACATTGCATTGTATAACATTGTAAACTCATGTTGCTTttctgtatgatgtgtatcactgGTAAATGGCACATGTTGGACCAGCTGAGTTTCCATTTTGTAGGTGATAACATGTTTTTAGGTACTCAATTTTCTTAATCATTTCCTGTTACTAATTTTATATGCATGATGGTCATGTTGATGATTGT
Protein-coding regions in this window:
- the LOC135674875 gene encoding CASP-like protein 1E1; translated protein: MESQFRPGFDVSQGAGGRASKFGDVVAPPSSTLLPGIILRIVAIVLTFISAVVMGAARQTTTVTGIDAETALLTSITVTVKSTYSAAYVYFVVANVLVFFYSVVSLVLSMVNKARLTSMSLPFSIADLLMVVLLFSSNGAAAAISVVAEKGQQNLAGWDKICNLVGGLCARVNAAIVLSILASVAYVILVVFGMANLRRSQ